The Takifugu rubripes chromosome 3, fTakRub1.2, whole genome shotgun sequence genome contains a region encoding:
- the ube4b gene encoding ubiquitin conjugation factor E4 B isoform X2 codes for MEELSADEIRRRRLARLAGGQTSQPSTPLSTPLTSPQRETPPGPLPGPSGATSQPLPAASQSLGLNVHSGTPATSPVGTAGVAYGSQSSEGVSSLSSSPSNSLETQSQSLSRSQSMDIDTASCEKSMSQVDVDSGIENMEVEDSDRREKRNLTEKETSSNTDVSEEQALQLICRILRVSWKEQDRDVIYLPSLAIEFHQNPKDVYSDFKDLIGQILMEVLMMSTQSRIHNPFASLTATSEPITASKSPDHRMTLVQPSSHGGSPMGPSSGSFGASSLSSLYGCGSPLSVTMDASRGTSSSFSAPTTLAIPPSPSTPQFIVPPSPPTPASQRNTPNAASAPMPISQRYRPYSVMSPWTAPSPTSPGYRGFSVSGPFPSPAGPPVPPNTPVPAPSLNHQPLSLSSPRAHNPHSSAFPPVMPSSLRSNTLPAAFASRIPPSSLGACGGGVSCDSPSDRFTIETCKETEMLNYLIERFDSVGIEERKAPKMCSQPNVSQLLSNIRSQCISHVAIVLQGTLTQPRSPLHQSFLVPYMLCRNLPYGFIQELVRITHQDDEVFRQIFVPILHGLALAMKECSFDSDNFKFPLMALAELCEIKFGKTHPVCSLITSLPLWCPKPLSSGCGRELQRLSYLGTFFSLSVFAEDDAKVGEKYFSGPAITIENTRVVSQSMQHYLESARGDLFKMLHNILLNGETRESALNYMAALVNYNVKKAQMQTDDKLVSTDGFMLNFLWVLQQLSMKIKLETVDPYYIFHPRCRLVVSPEETRLKATMEELKSWLTELNEDPRKFSEPKFPTECFFLTLHTHHLSILPSCRRYIGRLRAIRELNRSVEELKNSESQWKDSPLASRHREMLKRCKTQLKKLVRAKACADMGLLDENLLRRCLQFYSTVIQLILRMVDPAYPNITLPLNPEIPKSFAALPEFYIEDVTEFLLFIVQYSPQVLYEPCVQDIVTFLVVFICSQNYIRNPYLIAKLVEVLFVTNPAVQLRTQRFSEMMENHPLCIKQLVPALMKFYTDVEHTGATSEFYDKFTIRYHISTIFKSLWQNLAHHGTFLEEFNSGKQFVRYINMLINDTTFLLDESLESLKRIHEVQEEMRNKEQWDQLPREQQQSRQSQLTQDERVSRSYLALATETVDMFHILTKQVQKPFLRPELGPRLAAMLNYNLQQLCGPKCRDLKVENPEKYGFEPKKLLDQLTDIYLQLDCARFAKAIADDQRSYSRELFEEVISKMRKAGIKSSIAIEKFKLLLEKVEEIVAKNSQSEMDYSDAPDEFKDPLMDTLMTDPVILPSGNIMDRSIILRHLLNSPTDPFNRQPLTESMLESVPELKERIHTWMREKQTGRPG; via the exons ATGGAGGAATTGAGCGCAGATGAG ATTCGTCGAAGGAGACTTGCGCGACTGGCAGGTGGACAGACGTCCCAGCCCAGCACCCCCCTCAGCACGCCCCTGACGTCCCCACAGAGAGAGACCCCACCTGGACCCCTCCCTGGACCCTCAGGTGCCACCAGCCAGCCGTTACCAGCAGCCTCTCAGTCTTTGGGACTCAACGTCCACAGCGGCACCCCCGCCACATCCCCAGTAGGCACCGCTG GTGTGGCATACGGCAGTCAGAGCAGCGAGGGCGTCAGCTCCCTCTCCAGCTCCCCCTCCAACAGCCTCGAGACGCAATCCCAGAGTTTGTCACGGTCCCAGAGCATGGACATCGACACTGCCTCCTGCGAAAAGAG CATGTCCCAGGTGGATGTGGACTCAGGGATAGAGAAcatggaggtggaggacagtgATCGCAGGGAGAAGAGAAACCTGACTGAAAAG GAAACCTCTTCAAACACGGATGTGTCAGAGGAACAAGCCCTGCAGCTTATTTGTAGGATCCTCCGTGTGTCATGGAAGGAGCAGGATAGAGATGTTATCTATCTGCCTTCACTGGCCATAGAGTTCCATCAGAACCCTAAAGATG TGTACTCCGACTTTAAAGACCTGATAGGCCAGATCCTAATGGAAGTCTTAATGATGTCTACACAGTCGCGTATTCACAACCCTTTCGCCAGCTTAACCGCCACTTCTGAACCAATCACAGCATCCAAATCTCCCGATCATCGCATGACATTAGTTCAGCCCTCCAGCCACGGGGGCAGTCCCATGGGTCCCAGTTCAGGGTCTTTTGGAgccagctctctgtccag TTTGTATGGTTGTGGTAGTCCTCTTTCGGTGACCATGGATGCAAGCAGGGGGACCTCCTCATCTTTCTCTGCCCCCACCACCCTCGCCATACCTCCATCTCCCTCTACACCACAGTTCATTGTTCCCCCCAGCCCTCCTACCCCAGCAAGTCAAAGAAACACTCCGAATGCTGCGTCTGCCCCCATGCCCATCTCTCAGCGTTACCGGCCTTACTCCGTCATGTCTCCCTGGACGGCCCCTTCCCCGACTAGCCCTGGCTACAGAGGATTCAGTGTCTCTGGACCCTTTCCTAGTCCAGCGGGGCCTCCAGTTCCTCCCAACACTCCCGTTCCTGCTCCATCACTGAATCACCAGCCTCTCTCCTTGAGTTCACCCAGGGCTCACAACCCACATTCCTCTGCATTCCCCCCGGTGATGCCCTCCTCTCTCAGATCAAATACCCTTCCAGCTGCCTTTGCTTCCAGGATCCCACCCTCTAG TCTCGGTGcatgtggtgggggggtgtcctGTGACTCACCCAGCGACCGTTTCACCATTGAAACGTGCAAAGAGACAGAGATGCTGAACTACCTCATCGAGCGATTTGACAGTGTTGGCATTGAGGAGAGGAAAGCTCCCAAG ATGTGCAGCCAACCAAACGTCAGCCAGCTTCTCAGCAACATTCGCTCTCAGTGTATTTCTCACGTCGCTATCGTCCTGCAAGGCACCCTGACCCAGCCTCG GAGCCCACTCCACCAATCTTTTCTGGTACCTTATATGTTGTGTCGGAACCTTCCATACGGCTTCATTCAGGAGCTGGTGCGCATTACACACCAGGATGACGAGGTCTTCAGACAG ATATTTGTCCCCATCCTCCATGGACTGGCACTGGCCATGAAAGAATGTTCCTTTGACAGTGATAACTTTAAATTCCCTCTCATG GCATTAGCTGAGCTCTGTGAAATCAAGTTTGGAAAGACTCATCCAGTCTGTAGTTTG ATAACGTCCCTCCCTCTATGGTGTCCAAAACCTTTGAGTTCTGGCTGTGGCAGAGAGCTCCAGAGACTGTCCTACCTGGGAACCTTTTTCAGCCTCTCTGTCTTTGCAGAGGACGAT GCAAAAGTAGGAGAGAAGTATTTCTCTGGTCCAGCCATCACAATAGAGAACACGCGAGTTGTCAGCCAGTCAATGCAGCACTACCTGGAATCAGCAAGG GGTGATCTTTTCAAAATGCTCCATAACATTTTACTAAATGGAGAAACGCGCGAGTCAGCGCTTAATTACATGGCAGCTCTAGTTAACTACAATGTGAAGAAAGCTCAGATGCAG ACTGATGATAAACTGGTATCGACGGATGGCTTCATGCTCAACTTTTTAtgggtgctgcagcagctgagtaTGAAGATCAAACTGGAAACAGTGGACCCTTATTATATTTTCCACCCACGTTGTCGCCTTGTTGTCAGTCCTGAGGAGACCCGCCTGAAAGCCACCATGGAGGAGCTCAAAAGCTGGCTTACTGAGCTGA ATGAAGATCCCCGCAAGTTCTCAGAACCCAAATTCCCCACTGAGTGTTTCTTCTTGACACTACACACCCACCATTTGTCCATTCTGCCGAGCTGCAGGCGCTATATTGGCAGGTTGCGAGCAATCCGTGAACTGAACAG GAGTGTAGAAGAGTTAAAGAACAGTGAAAGCCAGTGGAAAGATTCTCCCCTTGCCAGTCGACACAGAGAGATGCTGAAGCGATGCAAAACCCAGCTCAAG AAACTTGTCCGAGCCAAAGCTTGTGCTGACATGGGCCTTCTGGATGAGAACCTACTACGCAGATGTCTGCAGTTCTACAGCACAGTAATCCAGCTTATTCTTCGCATGGTGGACCCTGCTTACCCTAA CATCACATTGCCTCTGAACCCTGAGATTCCTAAAAGCTTTGCTGCTCTGCCTGAGTTCTACATTGAAGATGTTACTGAGTTTCTGCTTTTTATTGTGCA GTATTCTCCCCAGGTTTTATATGAGCCATGTGTCCAGGACATCGTCACCTTTTTGGTGgttttcatctgcagccagAACTATATCAGGAACCCCTATCTTATTGCCAAGCTTGTGGAGGTGCTATTTGTCACCAACCCAGCTGTACAGCTTCGTACTCAGCGATTCTCTGAAATGATGGAAAACCATCCGCTGTGCATCAAACAGCTGGTGCCTGCCCTAATGAAGTTCTACACCG ATGTCGAGCATACTGGAGCCACCAGCGAATTCTACGATAAGTTTACAATACGGTACCATATCAGCACTATCTTCAAGAGCCTCTGGCAGAACCTTGCCCACCATGGCACTTtcctggaggagttcaa CTCCGGCAAGCAGTTTGTGCGATACATCAACATGCTGATTAACGACACCACCTTCCTGTTAGACGAAAGTCTGGAGTCCCTGAAGCGTATTCACGAGGTTCAAGAAGAGATGAGGAATAAGGAGCAGTGGGATCAGCTGCCCAGG gagcagcagcagagccgccAGTCCCAGCTGACTCAGGACGAGCGGGTTTCTCGCTCCTATCTTGCCCTGGCCACTGAGACTGTGGATATGTTCCACATCCTCACCAAGCAGGTTCAGAAGCCTTTCCTCAGGCCT GAGCTCGGGCCTCGTTTAGCGGCCATGCTGAACTACAACCTCCAACAGCTCTGTGGGCCCAAGTGTCGTGACCTGAAGGTGGAGAACCCGGAGAAATACGGGTTTGAGCCCAAGAAGCTCTTAGACCAACTGACCGATATCTACCTGCAGCTAGACTGTGCCCGCTTCGCTAAAGCAATTGCAGATGACCAG AGGTCCTACAGCCGCGAGCTCTTTGAAGAAGTGATTTCAAAGATGAGGAAGGCCGGTATTAAGTCCTCCATCGCCATTGAGAAGTTCAAACTGTTGTTGGAGAAAGTGGAGGAAATAGTTGCCAAGAACTCTCAGTCTGAAATGGATTACAGCGACGCACCTGATGAGTTCAAAG ACCCACTGATGGACACTCTTATGACCGACCCCGTGATTCTGCCCTCCGGGAACATCATGGACAGATCCATCATCCTGCGGCACCTGCTCAACTCCCCCACCGACCCATTCAACCGGCAGCCTCTCACGGAGAGCATGCTGGAGTCAG TCCCTGAACTGAAGGAGAGGATCCACACTTGgatgagagagaaacagactgGACGACCTGGCTGA
- the ube4b gene encoding ubiquitin conjugation factor E4 B isoform X3, whose translation MEELSADEIRRRRLARLAGGQTSQPSTPLSTPLTSPQRETPPGPLPGPSGATSQPLPAASQSLGLNVHSGTPATSPVGTAGVAYGSQSSEGVSSLSSSPSNSLETQSQSLSRSQSMDIDTASCEKSMSQVDVDSGIENMEVEDSDRREKRNLTEKETSSNTDVSEEQALQLICRILRVSWKEQDRDVIYLPSLAIEFHQNPKDVYSDFKDLIGQILMEVLMMSTQSRIHNPFASLTATSEPITASKSPDHRMTLVQPSSHGGSPMGPSSGSFGASSLSSLGACGGGVSCDSPSDRFTIETCKETEMLNYLIERFDSVGIEERKAPKMCSQPNVSQLLSNIRSQCISHVAIVLQGTLTQPRSPLHQSFLVPYMLCRNLPYGFIQELVRITHQDDEVFRQIFVPILHGLALAMKECSFDSDNFKFPLMALAELCEIKFGKTHPVCSLITSLPLWCPKPLSSGCGRELQRLSYLGTFFSLSVFAEDDAKVGEKYFSGPAITIENTRVVSQSMQHYLESARGDLFKMLHNILLNGETRESALNYMAALVNYNVKKAQMQTDDKLVSTDGFMLNFLWVLQQLSMKIKLETVDPYYIFHPRCRLVVSPEETRLKATMEELKSWLTELNEDPRKFSEPKFPTECFFLTLHTHHLSILPSCRRYIGRLRAIRELNRSVEELKNSESQWKDSPLASRHREMLKRCKTQLKKLVRAKACADMGLLDENLLRRCLQFYSTVIQLILRMVDPAYPNITLPLNPEIPKSFAALPEFYIEDVTEFLLFIVQYSPQVLYEPCVQDIVTFLVVFICSQNYIRNPYLIAKLVEVLFVTNPAVQLRTQRFSEMMENHPLCIKQLVPALMKFYTDVEHTGATSEFYDKFTIRYHISTIFKSLWQNLAHHGTFLEEFNSGKQFVRYINMLINDTTFLLDESLESLKRIHEVQEEMRNKEQWDQLPREQQQSRQSQLTQDERVSRSYLALATETVDMFHILTKQVQKPFLRPELGPRLAAMLNYNLQQLCGPKCRDLKVENPEKYGFEPKKLLDQLTDIYLQLDCARFAKAIADDQRSYSRELFEEVISKMRKAGIKSSIAIEKFKLLLEKVEEIVAKNSQSEMDYSDAPDEFKDPLMDTLMTDPVILPSGNIMDRSIILRHLLNSPTDPFNRQPLTESMLESVPELKERIHTWMREKQTGRPG comes from the exons ATGGAGGAATTGAGCGCAGATGAG ATTCGTCGAAGGAGACTTGCGCGACTGGCAGGTGGACAGACGTCCCAGCCCAGCACCCCCCTCAGCACGCCCCTGACGTCCCCACAGAGAGAGACCCCACCTGGACCCCTCCCTGGACCCTCAGGTGCCACCAGCCAGCCGTTACCAGCAGCCTCTCAGTCTTTGGGACTCAACGTCCACAGCGGCACCCCCGCCACATCCCCAGTAGGCACCGCTG GTGTGGCATACGGCAGTCAGAGCAGCGAGGGCGTCAGCTCCCTCTCCAGCTCCCCCTCCAACAGCCTCGAGACGCAATCCCAGAGTTTGTCACGGTCCCAGAGCATGGACATCGACACTGCCTCCTGCGAAAAGAG CATGTCCCAGGTGGATGTGGACTCAGGGATAGAGAAcatggaggtggaggacagtgATCGCAGGGAGAAGAGAAACCTGACTGAAAAG GAAACCTCTTCAAACACGGATGTGTCAGAGGAACAAGCCCTGCAGCTTATTTGTAGGATCCTCCGTGTGTCATGGAAGGAGCAGGATAGAGATGTTATCTATCTGCCTTCACTGGCCATAGAGTTCCATCAGAACCCTAAAGATG TGTACTCCGACTTTAAAGACCTGATAGGCCAGATCCTAATGGAAGTCTTAATGATGTCTACACAGTCGCGTATTCACAACCCTTTCGCCAGCTTAACCGCCACTTCTGAACCAATCACAGCATCCAAATCTCCCGATCATCGCATGACATTAGTTCAGCCCTCCAGCCACGGGGGCAGTCCCATGGGTCCCAGTTCAGGGTCTTTTGGAgccagctctctgtccag TCTCGGTGcatgtggtgggggggtgtcctGTGACTCACCCAGCGACCGTTTCACCATTGAAACGTGCAAAGAGACAGAGATGCTGAACTACCTCATCGAGCGATTTGACAGTGTTGGCATTGAGGAGAGGAAAGCTCCCAAG ATGTGCAGCCAACCAAACGTCAGCCAGCTTCTCAGCAACATTCGCTCTCAGTGTATTTCTCACGTCGCTATCGTCCTGCAAGGCACCCTGACCCAGCCTCG GAGCCCACTCCACCAATCTTTTCTGGTACCTTATATGTTGTGTCGGAACCTTCCATACGGCTTCATTCAGGAGCTGGTGCGCATTACACACCAGGATGACGAGGTCTTCAGACAG ATATTTGTCCCCATCCTCCATGGACTGGCACTGGCCATGAAAGAATGTTCCTTTGACAGTGATAACTTTAAATTCCCTCTCATG GCATTAGCTGAGCTCTGTGAAATCAAGTTTGGAAAGACTCATCCAGTCTGTAGTTTG ATAACGTCCCTCCCTCTATGGTGTCCAAAACCTTTGAGTTCTGGCTGTGGCAGAGAGCTCCAGAGACTGTCCTACCTGGGAACCTTTTTCAGCCTCTCTGTCTTTGCAGAGGACGAT GCAAAAGTAGGAGAGAAGTATTTCTCTGGTCCAGCCATCACAATAGAGAACACGCGAGTTGTCAGCCAGTCAATGCAGCACTACCTGGAATCAGCAAGG GGTGATCTTTTCAAAATGCTCCATAACATTTTACTAAATGGAGAAACGCGCGAGTCAGCGCTTAATTACATGGCAGCTCTAGTTAACTACAATGTGAAGAAAGCTCAGATGCAG ACTGATGATAAACTGGTATCGACGGATGGCTTCATGCTCAACTTTTTAtgggtgctgcagcagctgagtaTGAAGATCAAACTGGAAACAGTGGACCCTTATTATATTTTCCACCCACGTTGTCGCCTTGTTGTCAGTCCTGAGGAGACCCGCCTGAAAGCCACCATGGAGGAGCTCAAAAGCTGGCTTACTGAGCTGA ATGAAGATCCCCGCAAGTTCTCAGAACCCAAATTCCCCACTGAGTGTTTCTTCTTGACACTACACACCCACCATTTGTCCATTCTGCCGAGCTGCAGGCGCTATATTGGCAGGTTGCGAGCAATCCGTGAACTGAACAG GAGTGTAGAAGAGTTAAAGAACAGTGAAAGCCAGTGGAAAGATTCTCCCCTTGCCAGTCGACACAGAGAGATGCTGAAGCGATGCAAAACCCAGCTCAAG AAACTTGTCCGAGCCAAAGCTTGTGCTGACATGGGCCTTCTGGATGAGAACCTACTACGCAGATGTCTGCAGTTCTACAGCACAGTAATCCAGCTTATTCTTCGCATGGTGGACCCTGCTTACCCTAA CATCACATTGCCTCTGAACCCTGAGATTCCTAAAAGCTTTGCTGCTCTGCCTGAGTTCTACATTGAAGATGTTACTGAGTTTCTGCTTTTTATTGTGCA GTATTCTCCCCAGGTTTTATATGAGCCATGTGTCCAGGACATCGTCACCTTTTTGGTGgttttcatctgcagccagAACTATATCAGGAACCCCTATCTTATTGCCAAGCTTGTGGAGGTGCTATTTGTCACCAACCCAGCTGTACAGCTTCGTACTCAGCGATTCTCTGAAATGATGGAAAACCATCCGCTGTGCATCAAACAGCTGGTGCCTGCCCTAATGAAGTTCTACACCG ATGTCGAGCATACTGGAGCCACCAGCGAATTCTACGATAAGTTTACAATACGGTACCATATCAGCACTATCTTCAAGAGCCTCTGGCAGAACCTTGCCCACCATGGCACTTtcctggaggagttcaa CTCCGGCAAGCAGTTTGTGCGATACATCAACATGCTGATTAACGACACCACCTTCCTGTTAGACGAAAGTCTGGAGTCCCTGAAGCGTATTCACGAGGTTCAAGAAGAGATGAGGAATAAGGAGCAGTGGGATCAGCTGCCCAGG gagcagcagcagagccgccAGTCCCAGCTGACTCAGGACGAGCGGGTTTCTCGCTCCTATCTTGCCCTGGCCACTGAGACTGTGGATATGTTCCACATCCTCACCAAGCAGGTTCAGAAGCCTTTCCTCAGGCCT GAGCTCGGGCCTCGTTTAGCGGCCATGCTGAACTACAACCTCCAACAGCTCTGTGGGCCCAAGTGTCGTGACCTGAAGGTGGAGAACCCGGAGAAATACGGGTTTGAGCCCAAGAAGCTCTTAGACCAACTGACCGATATCTACCTGCAGCTAGACTGTGCCCGCTTCGCTAAAGCAATTGCAGATGACCAG AGGTCCTACAGCCGCGAGCTCTTTGAAGAAGTGATTTCAAAGATGAGGAAGGCCGGTATTAAGTCCTCCATCGCCATTGAGAAGTTCAAACTGTTGTTGGAGAAAGTGGAGGAAATAGTTGCCAAGAACTCTCAGTCTGAAATGGATTACAGCGACGCACCTGATGAGTTCAAAG ACCCACTGATGGACACTCTTATGACCGACCCCGTGATTCTGCCCTCCGGGAACATCATGGACAGATCCATCATCCTGCGGCACCTGCTCAACTCCCCCACCGACCCATTCAACCGGCAGCCTCTCACGGAGAGCATGCTGGAGTCAG TCCCTGAACTGAAGGAGAGGATCCACACTTGgatgagagagaaacagactgGACGACCTGGCTGA